Sequence from the Bacillus sp. es.036 genome:
TTTTCTTCTATAAGCTAGCATAGCTTAAGAAAGTGACTTCTTTATTTCCTTCGAAAGTATAGAGCAATGACTAACTGAACTATACCTAAAAAGCCGAAGTAACTACCTATTGAAAACCCAGTGATATAAAAAGTTATGAATGAAATAACAACTGATGCCAAATTAAGCCTGAACATCAAATCCTTCTTAAATCCTTTAGCTAAACAAATTAAAAATGCGACGGAAGCTAAAAAGCTTATTCCAAAAATCAAAAACCAAATGGGCAAAACTCTTTCCCAAAAGGCAAATGGGATTATATCCCCAGACAATAAATATTTAGTCATAATAGTCACCCCTTGTTTATTAATTTAGTAACCTCATTTTTACAAGTGGACCTAATTTGACCTAATATTTTTCAAGAAAAATACAAAAGTTCATAAGGAAATAAAAACTAAAAATATTGTATTGATCTTCAACTTTCGCTCCGAGATAATTGAAAAAGCAATTATTCAATTGAATAGAGTATCTCTTCTCTTTTTACACGACTTCCATTTTTATATACCTCAAAATGTGTTGGCTTCTCAGATAATAGGGTTTGTAATACTTTGTGCTGCTCTGCTTGATTATTATTGTTTACTTGATCTTCTTGGACATATATTTTTAACACTTCTCCATCTAGTTGTAAATTAACCGTTTGGGTTGTCCCCTTTTTAACCTTTGAATAGATGGTAAATGCGTGACCAGAATGAGCATCCAAACCGTGTACATATACATCTGGCTCGATATCTTCTACAGTATACTTTTCAAATTTCATAGCTCTTCCAGTGTAGAAATCAATCATAGTAGGGTCAAATTCTCTTTCAATGACTTTAGCATTGCCCAATGCCCCACCGACTGTGGCTTGTTTTGTAATATCTTCAATCACTTGTTTATTAGTTGTTGATAAAGCCTGTGTTGAATTTTTAATATGTACCATCGAAAAAATCAAAACCAATGAGCACACTACAATACACACAGCGAGAATAGTGATTTTTTTGAAAATTATCTCCCCCCGCAATATTAAATTTTAAAATTTCCGGAGAACTATATTATCGTATAGTAACAAACTTATTAATTCCAAACTATTTTATTCCTTTATCCTATTCTCTCTACTCTTTAATACCAATTATTTCAAAACAATTCTAATAAATCCATCGTTTATTTCAAAAAAAGGAGCCTATCTTATTAAAGATAAGCTCCGATATTATGGAAGATTGCTCTTAGAATGCTAATATTCCTTTTTTTTACTTTGCCACCATTCAACGACCCTTGTTTCGCCAACCATATATAGTAATAGCCTTAACAAGGCATAACACGTTAAAAATCCACTGATAATACTAATAAAGAGCATTGTAGCAAATCCTTTTACCATTCCTACACCAAATAAGAATAGTCCAGCTGCAGCTATTAATGTTGTTAGTTGAGAATCTCCTATTGTTTTAAATGACTTATTGGACGCTTCCATCACACTTTGTTCGAAAGATTTCTCAGGCTCAATTTGTTCTTTTAGACGTTCAAATTTTATAATGGTTGCATCGACTGCAATGCCTAATCCAAGTATAAAGGCAGCTAACCCAGTTAATGTGAGAACGCCTTCTAGAAAGACAAATATCGCGATTGTTAGATAGAGATAACTAATCAGACAGAGGACCGTTAGTAGCCCTAGCCATCTATAACGCCACATCATATAAGAAGAAATGAGAACCATTCCAATAATTCCAGAGATGATGGTTTTAGTAAGTGCCACCTTTCCTAATTGACCACTCACAGACCGAGAATATACTTCCTCTAAAGGAGCTGGTAAATCACCTGTGCTAATCGTTTTTGCGACTAACTCTGCTTCTACCTTTGTAAACTCCCCCGCCAAAGCTATACTTTTGTCTGACCAATTCCCACTGACTTTGCCATCGAAAAAGATTTTAGAATTTTCTTTTGCTGCCTCTACCTTATAAGAGTCTCCTTGTTCAAAATCGAGCCAGAATGCTAAGTTGTCGTTTTCGTACTTTTGAGTAATCTTCTCGATATCAACAGAATCAGACAAATCCATAGTCACAATAGGATATTCTTCTCTAGATGATGGTTCAATATCAATAGAGTCAAAATCAGTTGATGAAAGTACTAGACTGTCCTCCGTGTCTCGCACCGTGATATTGCCCCCTATTGAGATAAAGGTTCTCATTTCCTCTTGATCTTTAACACCAGGTATTTGAACTCGAATGCGACTCTCATCTTCAATTGTAACCGTAGGTTCGCTGATACCTAATAAATTAATTCGATCATGAATTAATGAAGCCGTTTGTTTTAAGAGATCCTCATTGAGAATTTCTTGTTCCTCATAAGGATCTTGTACTTCATAAAGGATTTCAAATCCACCTTGCAAATCCAGTCCTAACTTCACTTCATTTATGAGACTCTTAAACGTAGCGAAAAACAAAGTCAAGATTAACAATATCGTTAAGGTTGTTGAAATAATCCAACTCTTTTTCAAATATAAACACCCTTATAGTAGGAAAGTTCTTTTTTCACTGGTTATGTATTATCAATATTTTTGCTACTCCATTATACCGTACTTAAAGTAATGGATTGTTAAATAACAATCCTCTGGATCTTCAATTCTCGCTCCGAGATAGCAGAAGATTGACTAACTTAAATTAGTAGGCACAAACGATGGTTAGATAAAATAAATGCTTAATCATTATCGACTTCGTCTTTGTTATCTTTTATCAATTTCACTATTCCTTTGATATTACGTATTACTTTATAATTCCCTAAAAGAGTAGCTACAAAAAATAAACTAGTTGAAATCGAATCAATAAATATTTCAAATTGACTTATAACGAAACAATAAACAAATATCCACACTTTTAAAAATCTCACAACATCCTTTCAATAAATTGTTCAACACTCGCAGAACTGAGATTGTTGAACAAATGAAGATGTAAGAAGTATACCTTTCATAAAATTCTTGGATGGCTTTGAATAATTCTGGAGAGGATTCAGCCCCTTTATAAAAACCAACTCCTTTATTTTCCTCGATCTCAATGACCATTAGCTGTCCATCTACTAAGAAAGTAAAAGTTAAACCATTCAATTCAGTGGTTTGTTCTGAAGTAAGAAGATTTTTTAGAAAAACAATCAAAGACGTAA
This genomic interval carries:
- the secD gene encoding protein translocase subunit SecD; translated protein: MKKSWIISTTLTILLILTLFFATFKSLINEVKLGLDLQGGFEILYEVQDPYEEQEILNEDLLKQTASLIHDRINLLGISEPTVTIEDESRIRVQIPGVKDQEEMRTFISIGGNITVRDTEDSLVLSSTDFDSIDIEPSSREEYPIVTMDLSDSVDIEKITQKYENDNLAFWLDFEQGDSYKVEAAKENSKIFFDGKVSGNWSDKSIALAGEFTKVEAELVAKTISTGDLPAPLEEVYSRSVSGQLGKVALTKTIISGIIGMVLISSYMMWRYRWLGLLTVLCLISYLYLTIAIFVFLEGVLTLTGLAAFILGLGIAVDATIIKFERLKEQIEPEKSFEQSVMEASNKSFKTIGDSQLTTLIAAAGLFLFGVGMVKGFATMLFISIISGFLTCYALLRLLLYMVGETRVVEWWQSKKKEY